DNA sequence from the Syntrophales bacterium genome:
TCTTGAAAATTCATCAATATCCCTGTAGATATAACTTCAATTCTTTTTATTATTTTATTCCAACGTTTGAGCTAACCGGCACGCAGCTTTTTCGCGCGTCCGGTTGAGTGCTTCGTTAGGCGCTGTGTTGCTCTTGTAATTTCGAGAAGAGATCTTAAGGCATCATTCACAGCAGCCGAGCTGGTAAATGCCTCGGCTATTTCCGGTTCGAGGATGGCTACGTTAGCTCCTTCCTCTATCAGCCGCTTGAAGTACTTGCCGCGAACGGCCTTTGAATAATCAAAATCATATTCGGGGCGTTGTTCCTCTATAGTTTTAGTTTTCATGTCTTTTCCTCTCCAACATAGTTGCAGGACGTGCACTGATAATTCGTATCGCATCTCGTCTTTCCGTGTACGATACAACGAAAAGACGTCCTTGAGATGAATAACCAACGGTAATGAATCTGTCTTCTTCAATGGAGTGGTCTGGATCAGCAAACGTTGCTGATAAGGGATCATAGAACACGGTAACAGCTTCTTCAAAAGAAATTGCGTGTTTTCTTATATTCTTTCTCTCTTTATCCTTGTCCCACTCAAATTTCATGATACCTTCCTGTGAAAGTCAGAGATATTTATTATACCAAGTAATCTCTATAAAATGGGGGAAGTGTCCCTATATTTAATATTTACCATTTTCTTGAAACTCACCAAATTTTTTCCCCTTCAGTGGTCGAAGATCAATAACAGCACCGAACTTTCTGAAAGAGGCAAGGAATCTCTCGAAGTCATTCCCCCAGTAGATCATTGCACAGGACATGGGAGCGCCCTTTCCACCATTCTGACCATTGACGAGGAACATAAGCCGTGTATCATAAAGGAAGCACACACCTGTTGCTGCACCAAAAACGTAATTCTTCCAGTATCCCGTATTTGTTGCCACGGGCACAAGCGCAAGAACCTCAGACTTGTGTTCTTTATATGCTACGGCACACCTACACAACCATTTATTGATTGATGTGCCATGTTTTTTGTTAATTCCGTATGGAGGATTCACATAGATACTGGGAAAATCCCAACTCTCTCGGAGTCCGTCATGCTTGGGAAGTCGGTATTCCGTTCGGGCATTTACAATCGAATACTCGTTTGAACAGGGGTCAAGGTCAATGCTCCCGCCAAAAAAATCGCGCACGGCATTGACATACTTCTCCGGTGTTCCCCATTCTTGGCTTAACGTGTTGAGTGTTCGACCTGCTGTCATCTGTGAATCTCCTGCCATTTCTTGTCTTCCATCGTTTCTCTCTCATGCCAACAGTAATTGGTACAATGTTAACAAGCAGTTCTATCAAATTAAAACGGTGATCATTTGGTTTATTTATCAAACACTTGCACCCCTGAATGTCAAGTCAAAATATTATG
Encoded proteins:
- a CDS encoding phage N-6-adenine-methyltransferase encodes the protein MTAGRTLNTLSQEWGTPEKYVNAVRDFFGGSIDLDPCSNEYSIVNARTEYRLPKHDGLRESWDFPSIYVNPPYGINKKHGTSINKWLCRCAVAYKEHKSEVLALVPVATNTGYWKNYVFGAATGVCFLYDTRLMFLVNGQNGGKGAPMSCAMIYWGNDFERFLASFRKFGAVIDLRPLKGKKFGEFQENGKY
- a CDS encoding BrnT family toxin, yielding MKFEWDKDKERKNIRKHAISFEEAVTVFYDPLSATFADPDHSIEEDRFITVGYSSQGRLFVVSYTERRDAIRIISARPATMLERKRHEN